The DNA region CAGATTCCAGCCCCAAAGATTTAATTCAATAGATCTGGCGCTGATCTGGGACTCTGTATTCCTAAGCAGCCCAGCTGATGATAGTGAGGGTGGCTCCGCACCTGCAGTGTTTGAGAATCATTCATCTTCTTCAGTACAATTCCGCAGCTTCACCCAGAACCACGGATTCATGAAATACTTTATTTGAAAAAGGTCTCCAGATCAATAAGAATGCTTTTCTACAGCAGCCCTGAGCCCTCCCATTCCCAGAGAGGCTGAGTATAAAGGAATAGACCGAAGGTGCTAGGATATTAAAGCTTAACTGCAATGATAAGCCAGACGATCTCTGGGACCTTTGACCTTTAACCAGCAGCATTAAAAGAGTCCCACAAGCTCTTGGAGAAATGGCCCTGTCCGGCCAAAACTGTCTTTATGAGACCAAGCAAGATACATAGTTTGTGAGCTCAGCACACgataaaaaatctattaaaaatttgAAGATGGGGATAGCAGGGCACTAGACTAAGTGTGGAGTTCTTCTGAGCAAGGGATCTGTGCAACTGCCCAGGTCCCAGGCCTGGGACGTCTGTTGGGAGTCCATTCAGTCTCTCCTCTGAAGGGCTATTGGGACAGGCTGCCCCTGGGCCacggggagaggagcctggtgggctgcagaccgtGGAGggcagagtcaggcaggactaGCACACACACCGCTCTGAGGCAGGAAGATGACTAAATCAAGGGATGTCTATTTTTCTTTGATCTCTtcactttgcttattttcttGCACGCACACGGTAACTCAGGGGAGCTCTTAGGAGTCCAGCCGGCCCCTCCCTCCCTGTGTCAGCGGACACGGGCCCCGTCGCCCTGGCCCCCACCCTAATGCCCTGAGCAAGGCACACGCGCCCCTTTGGTTCTGGCCCCACCCCACTCTCCTCTTATGCTCCGCATTCTTTCTCTGTAACTGCCCTTGCTTCAGCTCCTCTAATTTTCCAGGCTTTTTTCTGCTCAGAACTTTCAAGCATGCTCTTCTATGTGGCTTGAAGAATCTTCCCTCCCTGTCCTGACCTGGCTAAATTTTGCCTATCATTCGGGTCATAGGTTAAATGTCTCTTTCTCATGGAAACTTTCTCACGGAAACTTTCTCACACTCACCTTGGGACACACTCTCCTACCACCCTCTCCTGTCTTATATAAACTAATTCCCACTGTGCTTAAATGGGGACTTATGcaattatttgttttatgtctGTCTCCCCTGCTAAACTAAATACTTATGTCTTATTATTGCTTAGCACAGTACCTAGAACGTACGAGGAGCTCAAAAACTATTTTtgaattaaagaatgaaaaacaccaaCAAAGGCAAAAAGAGTGAAAACATCAGGAGCTGTGTGTtcttttcattcaataaaaacatCCATTCTCAAGACTCAAATCATTCCGAAGGCAGATACTTGGCATTAAAATATCCCTTAgctagaaaaggaaacaaaaggaaatataagcaaatgaaatctaattaaacttaagttTTTCCACagtaaaggaaatcatcaacaaaatgaaaaagacagcctgctgaatgggagaaaatatttgcaaaagataggtccaataaggagttcatatcCACAATATATAAatggctcatacaactcaatataaaaaaaaaaaaacacctgattaaaaaacaggcagaagacttgaatagacacttttccaaagaagacatacagatgaccgacaaggacatgaaaagatgctaaacatcgaagatcatcagggaaatcccaaagCAACACCCCAGTGAGAGAGCCCCTGACACCTCAGGATGATTATtgtcaaaaagaccacaaataacagaTGTCAGCaagaatgtggaggaaagggaacccttgcGCACTGCTGGTGGGGATTTTAACCTGGCATAGCCATAATGGAAGAGAGTATGGAGGttcaaccaaaaataaatcattaaaaataaaactaccacatgatccaacaatccactcttgggtatatatctgaagtaaatgaaaacatttgaaaagatatatgcaccccagtgtttacagcagcattatttataatagccaggacaaaACCTAAGTGCCTGTcagtcaacagatgaatggacaaagatgtgACTGACTAATACATATATtagtcagtcataaaaagaaggaaattttgtcatttgcaacaacctgGATAGAccggagggtattatgcttagtgaagtaagtcagacagaggaagacaaataatgtatattatcacttatatgtggaatctaaaaaatgaagcaaataaaactaaagcagactcacagatatagagaacaaacttgtggtcaccagtggggaggggaaagcagTGAAGGGCAGGGTAGGAGTaaaggattaagaggtacaaattattatgtataaaatgaataagataaatagcacagggaatacagccaatattttataaaactttaaacaGTATTATCTATAAaagtattgaatcactatgttgtacaccatgaaactaatataatattgtaaataaacaatactttcactttgaaaataaaattaataagccTCTCTTTTGTTAAAGATGACCATACTTCACAATTTTTACAGAACAACCCAAGTTTTAACAGTATGCACTTACTTCTGAAACAGTTAGAACAAGgcgtggaacaacggactggttccaaattgggaaaggagtacatcatgtgaaatgccggtctggatgaagcacaagctggaatcaagattgccaggagaaatatcaataacctcagatatgcagatgacaccacccttatggcagaaagtgaggaactaaagagtctcttgatgaaagtgaaacaggagagtgaaaaagttgacttaaactcaacattcagaaaactaagatcatggcatccagtcccatcacttatggcaaataggtggggaaacaatggaaacagtgaaagactttcttctcttgggctccaaaaatcactgcagatggtgactgcagccatgaaattaaaagatgcttgctccttggaaggaaagctatgaccaacctagacagcatgttaaaacccagagacattactttaccaacaaagatccatctagtcaaagttatggtttttccagtagtcatgtatggatgtgagagttggaccataaagaaagctgagcgccaaagaattgatgcttttgaactgtgttgttggagacgtgagggtcccttggactgcaaggagatccaaccagtccatcctaaaggaaatcagtcctgaatattcattggaaggtctgatgctgaagttgaaactccaatactttggccacttgatgtgacaaactgactcattgaaaaagaccctgatgctgggaaagattgaaggtgggaggagaggggacgagaTGAGGTGGggggatggcatcacccactcagtgaacatgagtctgagcaggctctgggaattggtgatggacagggaggcctggtgtgctgcagtccatgggatcggaaagagtcagacacgactgagcgactgaactgactttctTTTGCTCACCGAAACTGGACATTGAATAGACCTCCTGCGTACATACCACACCTGGGTAGCGTATGAACcacctctcttttcctctttctctctctgtgtagGTGAAGTGATGAGAGACAGTGTCTGTGCTTCGGTGGCTGTAGTATTAACAGAAGAGCTTAAGTTATTAAACCGGGCAGCTTTAATCTGTGAAGTCTCCTGGAGCAGTAGggattaatgtatttttattccaGAGCCAATGTAGCTATTCCATCGAGCTAGGGTTTGCTCCCAGAACCCCCAACTGGCCCCACCGCCTTGCTCTAGACCCACTTCCCAACCGTGCGCCATGTGATGGAGTTCTACCTGGAAATCGACCCTGTCACCTTGAACCTGATCATCCTACTCTCCAGCTACGTCATCTTGCTCCTGGTTTTCCTCATCTCCTGCGTGCTCTATGACTGCCGAGGCAAGGACCCCAGTAAGGAGTACGCACCTGACGCCTCCCTGGATGCCCAGCCCTCCATCCGCCTGGTGGTGATGCAGCAAGGCTCCCCGGGGGCCTCCTGGGCACGGGGGTCCAGCCTCCACTTTGGGAATCCCGCCCCACTGGGGAAGAAAAGCACCATGGTGTGAGGCTGGCTGGGGATACTGGGAGAGAACACTAGATGTTGTGGACAAACTGGTCCCCACGGGCTACAGTGCTGTCTGCACACACGTCTTGCTGGGTTATGTCAGCGGGAGCTCTgccttcctttctgctttctcGTCATCCTCCTTGTGGATAAGGCAACTATTTAAGGTAAGAAGCCCACAGGGGCCTTTGGTCAAGGCCTCCAGGTACAAAATCTTAGCAATACTACTGTTTAGTCAAGCTGGTTACAAGCACATTCCTGATGAAGCTGTCCTTGCAACTTCCAGGAGATACTGATGTTTGAGTAAGGGTTTAAAGAAGAGaatgcaaatgtgtgtgtgtgtgtgtgtatgtgtatgtgtaaagaGAAATGGGACTAGCTCGAATCTACCCCATACCTTGCATATCCTCTTTTCAAGGCAACCATTGAGTTTTCCCAGACTTGAAATTATAACTGTTTCTATAAATACCATCGCTCTTCACATTCTGCTTCTCACTGTGGGTCAATAAAATGAACACAGTAATTGAAGAGTGTGGTGATTAACCACAAAGCTTGATTCAGACCCTGCCTCCTCCACTTACAAGCTGTATGACCAGGGCCATTTGCTGTGCCCCAGAGCTAGTGGTAGGACCTCCAGGCTGTTTGGGTTATGTAGACGAGTTCATTCACTGAAAGCACTTGAGGCGATGCTTGGCACGTCGGGTGAGCTATTATGATGAATATTAGCATCATTCCCTTTCACCCCTCTCATCAAGATGTTTTAATCTTCAGTCCTCAAGTCTGA from Cervus canadensis isolate Bull #8, Minnesota chromosome 1, ASM1932006v1, whole genome shotgun sequence includes:
- the LOC122423320 gene encoding small integral membrane protein 36-like is translated as MEFYLEIDPVTLNLIILLSSYVILLLVFLISCVLYDCRGKDPSKEYAPDASLDAQPSIRLVVMQQGSPGASWARGSSLHFGNPAPLGKKSTMV